A genomic segment from Stappia indica encodes:
- the ctrA gene encoding response regulator transcription factor CtrA, translating into MRVLLIEDDSATAQSIELMLKSENFNVYTTDLGEEGIDLGKLYDYDIIMLDLNLPDMSGYEVLRTLRVSKVKTPILILSGLAGIEDKVRGLGFGADDYMTKPFHKDELVARIHAIVRRSKGHAQSVITTGDLVVNLDTKTVEVSGQRVHLTGKEYQMLELLSLRKGTTLTKEMFLNHLYGGMDEPELKIIDVFICKLRKKLAAATSGKNYIETVWGRGYVLREPEEKAA; encoded by the coding sequence ATGCGTGTCCTGTTGATCGAGGATGACAGCGCAACGGCGCAAAGCATCGAGCTGATGCTCAAGTCCGAGAATTTCAACGTCTACACGACGGATCTTGGCGAGGAAGGCATCGACCTCGGCAAGCTATACGATTACGACATCATCATGCTGGATCTCAATTTGCCCGACATGTCGGGCTACGAGGTCCTGCGGACGCTGCGCGTGTCCAAGGTGAAGACCCCGATCCTGATCCTGTCCGGCCTTGCCGGCATCGAGGACAAGGTTCGCGGCCTCGGCTTCGGCGCCGACGACTACATGACCAAGCCGTTCCACAAGGACGAGCTCGTCGCCCGCATCCATGCGATCGTGCGCCGCTCGAAGGGTCATGCCCAGTCGGTCATCACCACGGGCGACCTGGTGGTCAATCTCGACACCAAGACGGTCGAGGTTTCCGGACAGCGCGTGCATCTGACCGGCAAGGAATACCAGATGCTGGAGCTGCTTTCCCTGCGCAAGGGAACGACGCTCACCAAGGAGATGTTCCTGAACCATCTCTATGGCGGCATGGACGAGCCGGAGCTGAAGATCATCGACGTGTTCATCTGCAAGCTGCGCAAGAAGCTGGCAGCCGCCACGTCGGGCAAGAACTACATCGAGACCGTCTGGGGTCGCGGCTACGTGCTGCGCGAGCCGGAAGAGAAGGCGGCCTGA